The DNA sequence GCCGGCATTCGGGTCGCCGCTCAGCCACTCCCGGTTAAATTCCTCCCGGGAATACGTCAGCAAACCATGCCCCGGATCAGCAACATGCACCGTGTAGTCCTCCGCTTGTTTTGCGGCAGAACGATTCCAAAAGCCAGGCGTTTTTTTTGTAATTTTATATACGACGACAAAGTGGTTTTGCCTCCAGTGCACGATGCAGGGAAGCGGTACTTCCTCCGCCAGCTTGTCAAAAGTCAGCTTTGCCCCCAGCGTTTGAAATCCAATTGACTCAGCCGCTTCGCTTAATCCCAGTAATGATACCCCCTCCCGGCTTATCCGGCTCCTTTCACGCAGATTCTGCAGGCTATAGGTTTGACCGTAATGCTTAGCAACCATGCGGATGCAGGTCGGCCCGCAATCCATCATATCCAGTTGCTTGTAGAAATGAAAAGAACCCATTTTATACTGAAAAATAAAAAGCTATAGGCAGATCAACAACCGTATAAATCACTGTTCACTATCATTTATATTCCGATATAACCTGTTATTTCACGGCTACCGTAAATAAAGAACAGTGAAAATTTTAGTAAGAATAGTTAACAAATCAAGTTGATAGAGAAAAGAGGAATAATCACGCAAAAAAGAGGAGCAGGTGGTATGCCTGGTCGTTAGAAGTAACCGGGGCAAGTTAGCAGTTAACAACGGCCTCTGCAATGCATTGGCACTATAGGTCCGCCCTGCCCCCTGCGCCACTCCAAGCAAACCTCGCCTTACCCCTCCTGCTCAGATTCACTTATCCATCACGCAATAAACCCGTTACGCAGGCTAGCCCTGTCATTACCGCTGAGCCTGACGTGCTATATTACTCAATTAGCCGCAGATAAAGCGTTACACGCTCTCCTGAGGTAGTCTGGCTAATTCGAAGCAGCCGGGTGAGTAGTAGCCGAGGGCGGAGCGGCGGCGCTCGTTGTTGATGCTGTTGTAGGCAAAGTAGTGGCTGTATACAGAGCGGTATACAAAACCAGGATTGCCTCCGTTGCCTGCAAACCGCGTTTGTACCGGTGCCAGGGCAAAAAAGAAGCCCCGTTCCTGGGTAGAAACGGGGCTGCAAATACTCAAATGCAGAGGAGGAGGGATTCGAACCCCCGGACCTTTAACAGTCAACGGTTTTCAAGACCGCCGCAATCGACCACTCTGCCACTCCTCTAAAAGCATTCAACAGCCTGGTGGGGCTGTTAAATGAGTACTAAAAACGCAGAGAGGGGGGGATTCGAACCCCCGATACCCTTGCAGGTATAACGGATTTCGAATCCGTCGCATTCGACCACTCTGCCACCTCTCTGTAGGTAATAATAGAATGGTTTGGGACGACAAAAGTAGCAGTCATTTTTTAGCTTACAATACCCGGGGCGCATTTTTTCCGCATTTTTTCCGGACCAAAACCCGCCTGCCTACCGCCTGAGCCAGCCTTTTGGCGCCTTACCAATTCGTACTGAACGCCTTACCGGCTTTTCAGCCGCCCCGTCACAGCGTCGATGCTGACGTTTACCTCGAAGCCCAGAATCAGCGTCATGCACACGAAGTCGAGCCACACCATGAAGCCCACGAGCGTGCCGATGGAGCCGTAGAAGTGGTTGTAGCTGTCGAAAATCTTGACGTAGAGAATAAACAGGAACGACACCAGGAAAATTAACAGGGTGGCGACGATGGCTCCGGCCGAGAGAAACGGCCACTTGTCGTGAATGGGCGGCACGTAGTAATACACCAGGCAGGTAGTGAGCAGGAAAAGGCCGACCACGGAGCCGTATTTCAGGATGGAAATCAGCTGGCTGGTAAACTGCTCGGGCACGATTTCGTGGAACACCAGCGCGTCGATGATGTAGGTGCCGAAGAAGATACCGGCAATGGCCAGCAGCAGCACCGACGACAGCACTACCGTGAGCAGCGTGGCAATGACGCGCTTGCGCAGGTAAGTGCGGCGCTTGAACGACGGGTACTTCTTCTCGAAGGCGTCGAGCAGGGCCATGATGCCGTTGGAGCTGAGCACCAGGGCAGCGGCAAAACCGAAGGAAAGCAGGCCCCCGTGCGGAATGTTCACGATGTCTTCGATGGTGCCCGACACGGCCACGTACATTTCCCGGGGTATCAAATCACCCAGAAACTGCAGGATGTCCACGTTCAGGTTGGGCACCGGAATGTAGGGAATCAGCGTGAACAGGAAGATGATGGTCGGGAACAGGGCTACCGTGAGGTTGAAGGCCATGTAGCTGGCCCGCTTGCTGATGCTGTCGAGCTTGAGCTCCTGAATCATGCGGTCCACCACGTCGTAGACCGAGGCGCGGCCGTGGGCGATGCGCAACTGCTTGAGCCACACGATAAACTTGCGGTAGGAACGCCGGCGGCGCACGTCGGGCAGGTGGTAGCGGCGAACGGGCAGGCGCATTTTTTAATTAGTAATTAAGAATTAGCAATTAAGAATGTGGCTCCTGGCTTTTCTGTACCAAGTAAAATGGGCAATGCCACCTGCCCTACTCAGTAGGTTTGGCAGGTTTGCTGGGAATGAAAGCGGCGGCGGCCGGGGCTTCGGCGGGCAGCTTCTGGGCCGCCGGCGTAATGGGACCGGTCAGCTCGTCTTCCGAAAAGTATGGGGCCAGCTTGTGCTGGATTTCCGCCGGAATCGGGACGGGACGGCCAGTGCTGGTGCTCACAAATACCATCAACGTATGGCCTTCGGTGAGCAGTTCCCGGGCCTCGTTGTAGATTTCGTACTCGAACAGCACCCGGGAGCCTTCGGCGGGCTGCTTGAGCAGCAGGCGCACCGTGAGCAAATCGTCGTAGCGGGCCGGGCGCCGGAACCGGGTGCGGATCTCCCCCACCGGCATGCCCACGCCGTCGGCCTCCAGATCCTTGTAGCGGATGCCCAGCTGCCGGAACGCCTCGGTGCGGGCCACTTCGAAATAGGCCGCGTAGTTGCCGTGGTAGACGTAGCCCATCTGGTCGGTTTCGGCGTAGCGCACGCGGATTTGGGTGTCGGAAGTATACATCTTTGTTAATGTGCGAATGTGAGGAATGTGCTGATGTGCTAATGATTAACGTGAGCAATGTGGGTAGGTACGAAAGCTGGCACAATAACTCAGAACTCGTCATTGTGCCTTCTCACTCTATTCCACATTTAGCACATCAGCACATTAATAATTAGCACATTTATTTCATAATTCCGGCCCGGCTCAGGGCGGCCTGGTAGCGGCGGGCATTTACGAGGTGGCCGGCCTCGTTGGTGGCAAAGGCGTGGTAGCCGCTGAAGTCTTCCTTGGCGCAGAAATACAGGTAGTCGTGCTCCTCGGGGTTCAACACCGCGTCGATGCTGGCAATGCTGGGCAGGTTGATGGGGCCGGGCGGCAGGCCGGCGTATTTGTACGTGTTGTAGGGCGAATCTTTCTGCAGGTGCACGTTCAGCACGCGCTTGATGGTGAAGTCCTGGTTGGCGTAGACTACGGTGGGGTCGGCCTGCAGCTTCATGTTGCGCTTGAGGCGGTTGAGGTACACGCCCGCCACCCGGGGCCGCTCGTCGGCGTGCTGCTGCTGCTCGGCTTCCACGATGCTGGCCAGGGTACTGACCTGCTCGCGGGTGAGGCCCAGCTTTTTGCGCTTGGCGTCGCGGGCGGGCGTCCAGAACTTCTCGTACTCCTTTTTCATGCGCTGCATGAGGTTGTCGGCCGAGGAGTTCCAGTACAGCTCGTAGGTGTTCGGGATAAACATGCCGATGATACTGGTCGTGTCGAAGCCCAGGCTTTTGGTGTAGGCTGGGCTGCTCAGGAGCGAGTCGAACTGGTGGGGCCGGGCCTCAATGGCGGTGCTCAGCTTCTGGGCCAGCTCGTCGCGCAGGCGGATGTTCTGGAAGGTGAGCTTGAGCGGCGACTGGCGGCCGGCCCGCAAATCGGAAATCAGCTGGCGGTTGGTGTAGCCGTCCTTTAGCTCGTAGCGGCCGGGCTTCACCAGCTTGTCATACTTCATGAGCCGGGCCACGAAGTGCAAGGACAACTTATCGACGATAACGCCGGTCTTGTCGATGGAGTCGAGCACGGCCTTGCTGGTCTGGCCGCGGCGCACCAGCACGTAGGTCGGCTGGCCCTTGGTTTCCACGTTGGGCGTGAAGAAAACCTGGTAGAAGTAGTAGAAAAACGTAATAAAGATGATGCCCAGCACCCCCACCGTGTAGGCGAAGCGGTTCCGACGGCGAAGAGCGTTGGCTCGGTAATCAATGCGGGGTTTGGTCATTGCAAACAAAAAGCGGGGTCAGGGCCTGAAAACATGGGGTTTTCCTCAGTCGGCCCACGCGAAACGGCGGGCGCTGAGTTTACCGGCGTCAAAAGTACGCCTTATCTGCTGTTCTGCCAGCCTCCCGGCCGCCCGGGGCGGGCCACGAATCCCGGCAGCTGGCTCCGGGCCCGGCAGGACCTTTTTCGGGTTCTGGCGGGCCGGCTTAACCTAATGGTAACATTGGGGCAAGGCGCACAAAATTTGGGCGTTGCGGCAACATTCTCCTAGTTTTA is a window from the Hymenobacter aquaticus genome containing:
- a CDS encoding YihY/virulence factor BrkB family protein; the protein is MRLPVRRYHLPDVRRRRSYRKFIVWLKQLRIAHGRASVYDVVDRMIQELKLDSISKRASYMAFNLTVALFPTIIFLFTLIPYIPVPNLNVDILQFLGDLIPREMYVAVSGTIEDIVNIPHGGLLSFGFAAALVLSSNGIMALLDAFEKKYPSFKRRTYLRKRVIATLLTVVLSSVLLLAIAGIFFGTYIIDALVFHEIVPEQFTSQLISILKYGSVVGLFLLTTCLVYYYVPPIHDKWPFLSAGAIVATLLIFLVSFLFILYVKIFDSYNHFYGSIGTLVGFMVWLDFVCMTLILGFEVNVSIDAVTGRLKSR
- a CDS encoding acyl-CoA thioesterase; the protein is MYTSDTQIRVRYAETDQMGYVYHGNYAAYFEVARTEAFRQLGIRYKDLEADGVGMPVGEIRTRFRRPARYDDLLTVRLLLKQPAEGSRVLFEYEIYNEARELLTEGHTLMVFVSTSTGRPVPIPAEIQHKLAPYFSEDELTGPITPAAQKLPAEAPAAAAFIPSKPAKPTE
- the mltG gene encoding endolytic transglycosylase MltG, with the translated sequence MTKPRIDYRANALRRRNRFAYTVGVLGIIFITFFYYFYQVFFTPNVETKGQPTYVLVRRGQTSKAVLDSIDKTGVIVDKLSLHFVARLMKYDKLVKPGRYELKDGYTNRQLISDLRAGRQSPLKLTFQNIRLRDELAQKLSTAIEARPHQFDSLLSSPAYTKSLGFDTTSIIGMFIPNTYELYWNSSADNLMQRMKKEYEKFWTPARDAKRKKLGLTREQVSTLASIVEAEQQQHADERPRVAGVYLNRLKRNMKLQADPTVVYANQDFTIKRVLNVHLQKDSPYNTYKYAGLPPGPINLPSIASIDAVLNPEEHDYLYFCAKEDFSGYHAFATNEAGHLVNARRYQAALSRAGIMK